In Pyrus communis chromosome 11, drPyrComm1.1, whole genome shotgun sequence, the sequence AATCATTTTTGTTAGCTAAAAACACaattaattataaaacaaaatttggctCTCTTTTAAGATTTAATTTTGTTAGATATTGAACATGGGATTTGGGTTTTAACTGTATTGGCCTAAACCCAATTTCTAAGTCTGCATGTTTAACCTTATCAGAAAATCGGGTGGACTAGTTATTTAACGGTGTAGATCTTTTCGTAGGAAGATAATGCATATCGTGTAAGGCTGTCTGGCATTGTGAGTATATTATTGTTGTATTTCTTGGtagtttttggatttttcaagttATTCTGGATCTGGGATTTGATGATTTTGACATGGGGCAGTTAATTTCGCATTGCTGGGAAGTTGTGAAGTGAAGATGGTGAAGCTGACAATGATTGCTCGTGTTACTGATGGTCTTCCACTAGCAGAGGGACTGGATGATGGCCGTGATGTAAAAGACTCAGAATTCTACAAACAACAAGTCAAGGCTTTATTCAAGAACTTGTCAAGAGGCCAAAATGAGCCTTCAAGGATGTCAGTTGAAACTGGACCCTTTGTTTTCCAGTATCCTTGTCACTTTTGTCTTTATGATTTATGGTGTTTATAAACTGTGTGCGGTTTTTTGCACATCTGTTGGCTTAATCTAATATTGGCAGATAATATGTTAGTTTCACGTACCTGCTGTtgtcattaaatttaagtttctCATTCAGTAATTGTCTTATCAATGACTTAAAGTGAATGCTATGTATTCATTGTTCTCGTTATAGGACGAGCATACAACTGTTATTGCCTTGACCTTTGTTCTTAGCTATATCATCGAAGGACGTGTGTGTTACTTAACAATGTGCGACCGTGCCTATCCAAAGAAACTTGCCTTCCAATACCTTGAAGATCTCAAGAATGAATTTGAGCGTGTTAACGGGACCCAAATTGAAACTGCTGCAAGGCCT encodes:
- the LOC137708081 gene encoding 25.3 kDa vesicle transport protein SEC22-1-like — protein: MVKLTMIARVTDGLPLAEGLDDGRDVKDSEFYKQQVKALFKNLSRGQNEPSRMSVETGPFVFHYIIEGRVCYLTMCDRAYPKKLAFQYLEDLKNEFERVNGTQIETAARPYAFIKFDTFIQKTKKLYQDTHTQRNIAKLNDELYEVHQIMTRNVQEVLGVGEKLDQVSQMSSRLTSESRVYADKARDLNRQALIRKYAPIAIVLGVVFLLFWVKTKLW